Proteins encoded in a region of the Odocoileus virginianus isolate 20LAN1187 ecotype Illinois chromosome 9, Ovbor_1.2, whole genome shotgun sequence genome:
- the STAU1 gene encoding double-stranded RNA-binding protein Staufen homolog 1 isoform X7 encodes MKLGKKPMYKPVDPYSRMQSTYNYNMRGGAYPPRYFYPFPVPPLLYQVELSVGGQQFNGKGKTRQAAKHDAAAKALRILQSEPPAERLEVNGRESEEENLNKSEISQVFEIALKRNLPVNFEVARESGPPHMKSFVTRVSVGEFVGEGEGKSKKISKKNAAIAVLEELKKLPPLPTVERVKPRIKKKTKSIVRLQSGPDYGQGMNPISRLAQIQQAKKEKEPEYVLLAERGLPRRREFVMQVKVGNHAAEGSGTNKKVAKRNAAENMLEILGFKVPQSQPSKPALKSEEKTPIKKPGDGRKVTFFEPGSGDENGTSSKEDEFRMPYLSHQQLPAGILPMVPEVAQAVGVSQGHHTKDFARVAPNPAKATVTAMIARELLYGGTSPTAETVLKSNVSSGHAPHGPLTRPSEQLDYLSTVQGFQVEYKDFPKNNKNEFVSLINCSSQPPLISHGIGKDVESCHDMAALNILKLLSELDQQNTEMPRTGNGPMSVCGRC; translated from the exons ATGAAACTTGGGAAAAAACCAATGTATAAGCCTGTCGACCCTTACTCTCGGATGCAGTCCACCTATAACTACAACATGAGAGGAGGTGCTTATCCCCCAAG GTACTTTTACCCATTTCCAGTCCCACCTTTACTTTATCAAGTTGAACTTTCTGTGGGAGGACAGCAATTTAATGGGAAGGGAAAGACGAGACAGGCTGCGAAGCACGACGCTGCTGCGAAAGCCCTGAGGATCCTGCAGAGTGAGCCCCCCGCCGAGAGGCTGGAG GTAAATGGAAGAGAGTCAGAAGAAGAAAATCTCAATAAATCTGAAATAAGTCAAGTGTTTGAGATTGCACTTAAACGGAACTTGCCTGTGAATTTTGAG GTTGCCCGGGAGAGCGGCCCACCCCACATGAAGAGCTTTGTGACCAGGGTGTCGGTTGGGGAGTTTGTGGGGGAAGGTGAAGGGAAGAGCAAgaagatttcaaagaaaaacGCTGCTATAGCTGTTCTCGAGGAGCTGAAGAAGTTACCACCCCTGCCTACAGTGGAGCGGGTGAAGCctagaatcaaaaagaaaacaaaatccatagTCAGG CTACAGAGCGGCCCCGACTATGGCCAGGGGATGAACCCGATCAGCAGGCTGGCCCAGATCCAGCAGGCGAAGAAGGAGAAGGAGCCGGAGTACGTGCTGCTCGCCGAGCGGGGCCTCCCACGACGCAGGGAGTTTGTCATGCAG GTGAAGGTGGGAAACCACGCGGCAGAGGGCTCAGGCACCAACAAGAAAGTGGCCAAACGCAACGCAGCCGAAAACATGCTGGAGATCCTCGGTTTCAAAGTCCCACAGTCTCAGCCCTCCAAACCAGCCCTCAAGTCGGAGGAGAAG acacctATAAAGAAACCAGGGGATGGAAGAAAAGTAACCTTTTTTGAACCTGGCTCTGGGGATGAAAATGGGACTA GCAGTAAAGAGGATGAGTTTAGGATGCCTTACCTTAGTCATCAGCAGCTGCCTGCTGGGATCCTCCCCATGGTGCCCGAGGTTGCCCAGGCAGTGGGAGTCAGTCAAGGACACCACACCAAAGATTTCGCCAGGGTAGCTCCGAACCCTGCCAAGGCCACGGTAACTGCCATGATAGCCCGAGAACTCTTGTATGGGGGCACCTCGCCTACAGCCGAGACCGTTTTAAAGAGTAACGTCTCTTCAGGCCACGCGCCCCACGGACCTCTGACGAGACCCTCTGAGCAGCTGGACTACCTCTCCACAGTCCAGGGCTTCCAG GTTGAATACAAAGACTTCCCCAAAAACAACAAGAACGAATTTGTATCTCTTATCAACTGCTCCTCTCAGCCGCCCCTGATCAGCCACGGTATCGGGAAGGACGTGGAGTCCTGCCACGACATG GCTGCACTGAACATTTTAAAGTTGCTGTCTGAGTTGGACCAACAGAATACAGAGATGCCAAGGACAGGAAATGGACCAATGTCTGT gTGTGGGAGGTGCTGA
- the STAU1 gene encoding double-stranded RNA-binding protein Staufen homolog 1 isoform X6: MKLGKKPMYKPVDPYSRMQSTYNYNMRGGAYPPRYFYPFPVPPLLYQVELSVGGQQFNGKGKTRQAAKHDAAAKALRILQSEPPAERLEVNGRESEEENLNKSEISQVFEIALKRNLPVNFESFPPKQVARESGPPHMKSFVTRVSVGEFVGEGEGKSKKISKKNAAIAVLEELKKLPPLPTVERVKPRIKKKTKSIVRLQSGPDYGQGMNPISRLAQIQQAKKEKEPEYVLLAERGLPRRREFVMQVKVGNHAAEGSGTNKKVAKRNAAENMLEILGFKVPQSQPSKPALKSEEKTPIKKPGDGRKVTFFEPGSGDENGTSSKEDEFRMPYLSHQQLPAGILPMVPEVAQAVGVSQGHHTKDFARVAPNPAKATVTAMIARELLYGGTSPTAETVLKSNVSSGHAPHGPLTRPSEQLDYLSTVQGFQVEYKDFPKNNKNEFVSLINCSSQPPLISHGIGKDVESCHDMAALNILKLLSELDQQNTEMPRTGNGPMSVCGRC, from the exons ATGAAACTTGGGAAAAAACCAATGTATAAGCCTGTCGACCCTTACTCTCGGATGCAGTCCACCTATAACTACAACATGAGAGGAGGTGCTTATCCCCCAAG GTACTTTTACCCATTTCCAGTCCCACCTTTACTTTATCAAGTTGAACTTTCTGTGGGAGGACAGCAATTTAATGGGAAGGGAAAGACGAGACAGGCTGCGAAGCACGACGCTGCTGCGAAAGCCCTGAGGATCCTGCAGAGTGAGCCCCCCGCCGAGAGGCTGGAG GTAAATGGAAGAGAGTCAGAAGAAGAAAATCTCAATAAATCTGAAATAAGTCAAGTGTTTGAGATTGCACTTAAACGGAACTTGCCTGTGAATTTTGAG TCTTTCCCTCCAAAACAGGTTGCCCGGGAGAGCGGCCCACCCCACATGAAGAGCTTTGTGACCAGGGTGTCGGTTGGGGAGTTTGTGGGGGAAGGTGAAGGGAAGAGCAAgaagatttcaaagaaaaacGCTGCTATAGCTGTTCTCGAGGAGCTGAAGAAGTTACCACCCCTGCCTACAGTGGAGCGGGTGAAGCctagaatcaaaaagaaaacaaaatccatagTCAGG CTACAGAGCGGCCCCGACTATGGCCAGGGGATGAACCCGATCAGCAGGCTGGCCCAGATCCAGCAGGCGAAGAAGGAGAAGGAGCCGGAGTACGTGCTGCTCGCCGAGCGGGGCCTCCCACGACGCAGGGAGTTTGTCATGCAG GTGAAGGTGGGAAACCACGCGGCAGAGGGCTCAGGCACCAACAAGAAAGTGGCCAAACGCAACGCAGCCGAAAACATGCTGGAGATCCTCGGTTTCAAAGTCCCACAGTCTCAGCCCTCCAAACCAGCCCTCAAGTCGGAGGAGAAG acacctATAAAGAAACCAGGGGATGGAAGAAAAGTAACCTTTTTTGAACCTGGCTCTGGGGATGAAAATGGGACTA GCAGTAAAGAGGATGAGTTTAGGATGCCTTACCTTAGTCATCAGCAGCTGCCTGCTGGGATCCTCCCCATGGTGCCCGAGGTTGCCCAGGCAGTGGGAGTCAGTCAAGGACACCACACCAAAGATTTCGCCAGGGTAGCTCCGAACCCTGCCAAGGCCACGGTAACTGCCATGATAGCCCGAGAACTCTTGTATGGGGGCACCTCGCCTACAGCCGAGACCGTTTTAAAGAGTAACGTCTCTTCAGGCCACGCGCCCCACGGACCTCTGACGAGACCCTCTGAGCAGCTGGACTACCTCTCCACAGTCCAGGGCTTCCAG GTTGAATACAAAGACTTCCCCAAAAACAACAAGAACGAATTTGTATCTCTTATCAACTGCTCCTCTCAGCCGCCCCTGATCAGCCACGGTATCGGGAAGGACGTGGAGTCCTGCCACGACATG GCTGCACTGAACATTTTAAAGTTGCTGTCTGAGTTGGACCAACAGAATACAGAGATGCCAAGGACAGGAAATGGACCAATGTCTGT gTGTGGGAGGTGCTGA